Proteins found in one Cyprinus carpio isolate SPL01 chromosome B10, ASM1834038v1, whole genome shotgun sequence genomic segment:
- the LOC109097900 gene encoding flavin-containing monooxygenase FMO GS-OX-like 2, with protein MERRSRTRVAVIGGGPAGLCAARHILSRPEAFDPPVVYEMTDHLGGTWFYEERVGTYDNGYPIHSSMYRDLRTNLPKEIMMFPDFPFDDRLPSFLHHTSVQQYLEKYCEKHDIARHIKFNTVVEKVKPVSMETETGGAVTWEVISRSTRGDQNTQTFDSVFVCNGHYSDPHLPYIPGIEHFKGKVLHSHSYRYPEPFANKSVVVLGARASGVDISIELARVNAQVILSHNTPTMSLPPPLGIRQACAVVGVLEDGSLQFQDGSVTQADILLFCTGYNFNFPFLCPSELGLDVQDLFVTPLYKYLLPPGFPSIFFIGICKIICPFLHFDCQVKFALAVLEGSVKLPTQEEMEKEVQREMQRKLDTGVQVKHLLNLDKDQWDYYLDLARVGRFTPPQPVFESLYGEVGRQRQKDPQKYRQINFRLIDATQWELLEAPPEQTD; from the exons ATGGAGCGTAGGAGCAGAACTCGTGTTGCGGTGATAGGAGGCGGGCCGGCGGGGCTTTGCGCCGCGCGACACATCCTGTCTAGGCCCGAGGCCTTTGATCCACCCGTGGTGTATGAAATGACCGATCATTTGGGTGGGACGTGGTTCTATGAGGAACGAGTGGGTACATATGACAATGGGTATCCCATCCACAGCAGTATGTATAGGGACCTCAG gaCCAATTTGCCTAAGGAGATCATGATGTTCCCTGATTTTCCCTTTGATGACCGCCTGCCTTCTTTTTTGCACCATACGTCGGTTCAGCAGTATTTGGAAAAATACTGTGAGAAACATGATATTGCTCGTCATATCAAG TTCAACACCGTGGTGGAAAAGGTGAAGCCCGTCTCCATGGAGACGGAGACGGGGGGAGCTGTGACGTGGGAGGTAATTTCACGCAGCACACGTGGAGACCAGAACACGCAGACGTTCGACTCGGTGTTCGTCTGCAACGG GCATTACTCCGACCCCCACCTGCCCTACATTCCTGGAATAGAGCATTTTAAAG GGAAAGTCTTGCACAGCCACTCGTACCGCTATCCAGAGCCCTTCGCCAACAAGTCCGTTGTGGTCTTGGGGGCCAGAGCATCTGGTGTGGATATTTCCATTGAGTTAGCCCGAGTTAATGCTCAG GTGATTCTAAGCCATAACACACCAACCATGTCCTTACCTCCTCCTCTGGGTATCCGGCAGGCCTGCGCTGTTGTTGGGGTTTTAGAGGACGGATCTTTACAGTTCCAGGACGGATCAGTGACCCAGGCTGATATTCTTCTGTTCTGTACAGGATACAACTTTAACTTCCCTTTCCTTTGTCCATCAGAGCTGGGACTGGATGTACAGGATCTTTTTGTAACTCCACTCTACAAGTATTTGCTGCCCCCTGGCTTcccttcaattttttttattggcatttgCAAAATTATTTGCCCTTTCCTACATTTTGACTGTCAG GTTAAGTTTGCTCTTGCTGTCCTGGAGGGCTCAGTAAAGCTGCCCACCCAGGAAGAGATGGAGAAGGAAGTGCAGAGAGAGATGCAACGAAAACTAGACACAGGTGTGCAGGTGAAGCACCTCCTCAATTTGGACAAGGATCAGTGGGATTATTACCTGGATCTGGCCAGGGTGGGCCGATTCACACCCCCGCAGCCAGTGTTTGAGAGTCTCTATGGAGAGGTGGGCAGACAGAGGCAGAAAGACCCACAGAAATACAGACAAATCAACTTTAGGCTCATTGATGCCACACAGTGGGAGCTTTTGGAAGCTCCACCAGAACAGACAGATTGA